A window of the Candidatus Delongbacteria bacterium genome harbors these coding sequences:
- a CDS encoding integration host factor subunit beta yields MENSKVTKFDLVKVIVEDTGIAYKDVSTVINRLLDAIKDSLKDNSTIELRGFGTFKVSHRASRVAYKPKGRDKLDIPDKYIPVFKPVKKLKDEVNDNCHKK; encoded by the coding sequence GTGGAAAACAGCAAGGTTACTAAGTTTGACCTGGTAAAGGTTATCGTTGAAGACACTGGTATCGCATACAAGGATGTCAGTACTGTTATCAATAGATTACTAGACGCTATTAAAGACAGTTTAAAAGATAACTCCACAATTGAACTTAGAGGGTTTGGTACTTTTAAAGTAAGCCACAGAGCTTCAAGAGTTGCTTATAAACCTAAAGGAAGAGATAAACTGGATATACCTGATAAGTACATTCCTGTTTTCAAACCTGTTAAAAAGTTAAAAGATGAAGTTAATGACAATTGCCACAAAAAGTAA